A window of the Podarcis raffonei isolate rPodRaf1 chromosome 4, rPodRaf1.pri, whole genome shotgun sequence genome harbors these coding sequences:
- the FDX1 gene encoding adrenodoxin, mitochondrial — protein MAATSTTALLRAAASSGCRLLSASRGVRGGWAAAASLGPSRLFHASARAPLSSEDKVTVHFINRDGDKLTAQGKVGDSLLDVVIDNNLDIDGFGACEGTLACSTCHLIFEDNIFKNLDAITDEEMDMLDLAYGLTDRSRLGCQICLKKSMNNMTVRVPDAVADARQSMDMSNNSLK, from the exons ATGGCTGCTACCAGCACCACCGCTCTCCTCCGGGCTGCGGCCTCCTCCGGCTGCCGGCTTCTCTCGGCCTCCCGCGGGGTCAGAGGCGGCTGGGCTGCCGCTGCCAGCCTGGGCCCGTCGCGGCTGTTCCACGCCTCGGCCCGGGCGCCGCTCAG ctCAGAAGATAAAGTTACTGTGCACTTTATAAATCGTGATGGTGACAAGCTAACAGCCCAAGGGAAGGTTGGAGATTCTCTTCTAGATGTTGTGATTGATAACAACCTAGATATAGATGGATTTG GTGCATGTGAAGGAACACTTGCCTGCTCCACTTGCCACTTAATCTTTGAagacaatatatttaaaaacctaGATGCAATCACTGATGAGGAAATGGATATGCTGGACCTTGCCTATGGATTGACAGACAG ATCTCGACTGGGTTGTCAGATCTGCCTGAAGAAGTCTATGAACAATATGACTGTTCGAGTGCCTGATGCTGTGGC